CAATAAAAGATCTGCagaacaaagtcatcagggacctGTCGACACCGAACTTATAGCcggcttcctcagacaaaaaaagcgctgctgccttttttttttgcatagcaaattggtattacaatcaaagttcagcttgttatcAATTATAGTGCCCAAGTAGTTGTATGACTCACCAACTTCAACCTCCTGACCATTAACCTTAGCGTTAACCAggttggagggactacatctaAAATCAATACACGTCTTTGGTCACATTAGACAGTGTTGCTGAGGATACAGACATACGTATGTGCATATAGACAGACGGGAGCTGTTTGTTCCCATTCTATCCTGTGGGGGCCTACGGTTGGGCATCTTCCATGAGAAACGTATATCTATTCTATTCATGACAAGGCAGAACTACTGATCAGACTCGGGACGCCAAAAAGTAAACATGAGGCAGAAATCAAAAGCTGAGTCACACTAACCTCTAAGGTTTACAAGGCAATAGTGCACAGAGATAAAAGACCGTGGCTCTGATCAGCAGTTTGTGTTCATTAATTAAGGGAGGTTGACACTTGCTGAGGATAGATACATATGTATCTATAGGAGCTGTTTGTTTCCATTCTATCTGGTGGGGGCTTTCGGTTACAATTACAATGCATTTAGCAGGCGATTTTTTTTCCaaggcgacgtacatctgagagttgatacactgctgtttcaatggccatgtgtactattcacagaggatttgggaatgcttgcagtcacagcattgtaagatggcgacagatgtactcttagcccccccccccccccgttcagagatggtcgttccctcttcacgtagatggcctctctttgactctccattcaaaccagcggtcctcactatcaaggatgtggccactggcctgtagatcctctatgaatggtacacatggccattgaaactttagttaatggtcacgcccatatttgtacGTGAAACTGGTCgtcggtttcggtcattatgcaactgtattgtttataagggtgggaatacctgcagtcagttgagactgaagatgtcacttagatgaatgatgaaacctatctgtcaataaacgtatccagatgaactgatttaaccctctttggttttcttacctgtattattgagcatgcctaAAGACATCctatcctattctattctattctattctattctattctgtctgCTGTCCCACTGTGCTATTCAAATAGGCCCTATTTTCAATTATATTTTTAATAGGTCACTCTGTCATCAAAATGTCCCCAATTTATGGAAACAGTCTACAGTAGTTCCCATGGCAAAAAAAGAGCCATCTTAAGACTTTGAATGACTATAGGCCTGTAGCTTTAACCTCTCTTGTTATGAAGTCATTTGAAAAACTGATTTAAAAGGGAACTTCTGGACAGGACGGCGCATCTTCTCGACCTGTTACGGTTTGCATATTGAACCAACAGGGGGATTCAGGATGCAACCATAACTCTGCTTAACTTCATTCATGGTCACTTAGAGGGTAGCAAGAGCCATGCCAGACTCTTGTTCTAGACTTCTCATCAGCCTTCAGTATCATACAGCTTCACCTGCTTGTGCAGGAGCTTGTGGAACGTTTTGGGTTGGACACCAACATTGTTGGATCGATTTTTGGACTTCCTCACCAACAGATCCAAGAGAGTGAGTGACTGGACACTTTTCTGGCTTGACTTCCACATCAACTAGCTCCCTTCAgggctgtgtcctctctcctctcctatacatcctgtacactaaTGACCGCCGCAGCGAGTTCAAAACTCATCCCATtgtgaaatttgcagatgacatgctGATTATGAGTCCGCTGAAAGAGAATGACATGTCTCGTGGTCCTGTCATAGGCTGTTTCTCCAAATGGTGTCAGGAAGCCTTTTTGGAATTAAATGTGACCAAGACCAAAGGCGTGTATTGACTTTAGACATAATCCCTCCAACCTGGTCAACACTAAGATTAATGGTCAggaggttgaaattgttgagtcacacaagtacttgggcactataattgataacaagctgaactttgattGTAACACAAATTTGCTATGCAAAAATAGCCAGCAGTGCTTTTTTCTTTTGTCTGAGGAAGTGGCTAAGTTTGGTGTTGACagatccctgatgactttgttctACAGATCTTTTATTGAGTCAGTTATTACTTTTATCGGTTGGTACGCCTCTCTCCGTGttaaacagaaaaatgcactCATAAAGGTGATCAAGGTCTGCAGTAGTATCACTGGCCCCCAACAGAAAAGTCTGTCTGATTTATATAACAAGcggatgttaaggaaagcagaatccatcctgtgtgacagcacccacccccCTGCAGCTAGAGTCTCAGACCCTGCCTTCTGGTTcccgcttcaaatacccagtagtcaaaaccagGTGATACTAACACTCCATCATTacctcagccatttcactgctacacTCCAGCAGCAAGAGGTAAGGccagctccaccttgataaacactgtttactgttgcattgctaTTCGTTGGCGCTGCTCTCCTCACTCGATTTTGCATTTATTTGCCCCCTGTGTTCTGTGGCGTGTTTTGTGCTTAAATGTTGcctctgctacacaacaattgcccctctgggtacaaataaaacctacttgacttgatttATTCTGCTCTCTTCGCGGGCTGTGCCAGGGCTGGCGCCAGGTTGGATCAGTGGGAGGTAACGTTCTGCTGCGCACTCTACTTTTGATTGGTTAAGCTCAGAATCGGGGCGGGGCCAGGTTTTAAGGTTAGCCAATCGGAGGCCTGCTGACGCTTTCGTCACACGGAAGGGCTGGAGCGGAGCGTGTCTGCCGTTGAGCCAGTCTAGCAACAACCCCCGTTGCCAGTGGTCCGGGTCCTGCGGAGGAGGAGGCGgggtcgagggggggggggagcagtacGCCTTATGAAACGTGAATTACCACCATGtagctgtccagggacatttagCTCTGCAGCCAGATGCCAGATTACGGGATTCTTTGCGAGACGGATCGACTGAATTAAAAGGTAACCCACGCAACAtttttgtttttatctgttttttttatCAACTTTTTGTTGAGCCACACATCTGGTTCAACGGCAATGGCAgccactgtacccccccccccccacccgggtaCGATTTTCATGGAAAGCATGGGTGGGGATACCACATATAGCTCCAGTTTACTCTGAcatattttatttactttttcttttttttctttgcagtTATTTACGTTTTATTGCGTTTATAACCTGTCGGGTTTGTATGGTTGATAACGAGACATTTATGCGGGCATGCTCCGCGAGCTAAGCCCGCAAGGCGCGTTCAGGGGCTCAATAGGAAGCTTGTTCTCGTGAAGGGAGAAGTCACGATTTAACAAGTATCGCTATGTGGACGTCTAACAGTAGTTATAGCTATACGCTTATATGAGGGCACCATTAGAAGACTCCTTCAcccgtgtgtgggggggggtaataaattgGAAAACCATTTGCCACTGGCAAACTTACTGGACATTATGAGGATCCTAGAGTCATATACAACCCCTAGTaagatttttcttcttctttcttttatttACACAGTCACCGTTTCCTTTTATCAAAAAATGGATCCATATGGGGGTTCGTTGCACAGTTGTCCTAATGAGACTTCCTCATAATTTTTCTCACTTTCACCATTCTTTTGTTTGTCAGGTTATGGATTCCAGCCTCCCTCACCTCTTCCTTTCCGTGCTGATCAGCCTTGTCCACTGTTGTGTCAGAAATGATCGCCACAACGGTACACATCAATATGACTACTGCGTGCTTGGGGCCGGACCTGCAGGTCTGCAGATGGGCCACTTTCTTTCCAGAGCTCAGAGAGACTATGTCGTCTTCGAGAGGAACTCAGGACCTGGCAGCTTCTTCAACATGTGGGTACCGCTGTCGTTAACAAATGTTGAGCTTGTGTGACTACCTCACACTGCAAAATGAAAGAGCGAGCTGTGGAATTAACATTGTCTCACCCGGGTGCTTAATATCAAAAGtgttcatatttgtttttatccTACATCACTGTGTGGCACacctctgacataattcatttctgttttgcttgtttttttatgCAAAGATATCCAAGGCATAGGAAGCTCATTAGCATCAACAAGATCTATACAGGGAGGCGGAACCGAGAGTTCAACCTGCGTCATGATTGGAACTCCTTGTTGAGTGACAAAGCTGACCTTCTGTTCCAGCGAGTTAGTAGTGAGCTTTATCCAGTGGCTGATGCGTACCCCCACTACCTGTCTCTGTTTGTGAAGGAGCTTGGCCTGAAGGTCCAGTATGGTGTGGACATTGGAAAGGTCAGAGCATCTCAGTCATCCTCGGGCAGGAACTATATACTGACTGATCAGCATGGCCTGGACTACACATGCAGGTATTAAGTGCAAGACTGTACCTTAGACATGAACTGTGTTGAAAGGAAACATTCTGGGCAGGTAGTAGATCACTTTCTGGCTCATACAGTCAAAACTAAtcttttcttcatcttctctttctttctgcctgtctgaccAACTacttgtctgtctgactgtctgtctgtctctctcacacacacatactctttctctctttcttcatctATACTCCtattctgtctctgtctatctctgtctctctcttgctctctctgtctctgtctctctttccccatatctctctgtctctcagggtTCTCCTGGTCTCCACAGGACTATGGGATCCTCAGAAGGTTCAGTTTGTTGGTTCTGATCTAATTGAGGGTTACGAGTCCATCTCTGTGGATCCTGAGGACTATAAAGACCAGGCCATATTGATTCTTGGCAAAGGCAACTCTGCCTTTGAAACAGCCCAGAGCATCCTGGGTAGAGCAAGCCGAATCCACCTCTACAGTCCCAGCCCTGTTCGACTGGCTTGGCAAACACATTATGTTGGAGATCTTAGGTATTGCCAAAAATTAAGTTACGAAGTTGTTAATAATCCTTTATATTTTTACTCATTATATCTTCATATTTAATAGTTCATGTTAACATGGTTTgtattttcttttcccttaatgcTTTACAAATATCTTCTATAACATTTGTTCTGCATGGGGGAGTGCTTGTGGCCTCAGCATTAACAACTGTTAATAGTGACCTATTTCCTTTCAGAGCGGTGAACAATGAACTACTAGACACATACCAGCTGAAGTCCCTTGATGGGCTGGTGGAGGGAGGCCTTGAGGACATTGCCATTGTTCAGCAAAAGGAGGATGAGAGGAAGAAATTGGGCAGAAAGAAGGGGAGGCCCAGCAGGAAGGAGAAGAGAAACCAGTTGTACTTGACTCTTGCTGAGCTCCTGGACAGCCAGGAGGAGAAGAACAGCTCTAGAGTGACAGCAGCCAACCTGCCAGTTTATCATAATGACAACTTCTCTCTGCGGCAGCCCTACGACCGGGTGATACGCTGTCTGGGCTTCCGCTTCAATTTCAGCATATTTGATGGGTATGGCCTTCTCAAAATGCTTGCATGTATTTGACCCACAAACAAACATGGTGAGCAATAGACTCTTGAACCCCCTCAAGGACCCCTGGGGAGCTACAGACTTCATTTTGAAAGCCACTGTCCTTAGTTATTAGGGGTGTAATGATTCTCAAAATTTACCGGTGTATTTGAATTTTGGTTTTGAGGGcactatttgatttgatttttgatgaTGCTCCACACTATTTGAGAGCacatttgttttggtttttgattCTTTATGCTTCACGCTTAGTTTTGAAATATGGATAAAagtagtgttgtttttttttaatcagaaaaCAAACTTTATATGTTAAGGCTAACTAGACCTTAAACAACATAAAAGAACAGTAAAAGCactatgtgtttgtgcgtgcatgagtGAGAGAATTGATAATACAGCTTTTCATTTCAAACACTAAATGAAATCTTGTTTTTGGATTGTCAACTTCATATTGAAATCATTATACCCCTGTTAGTTATAATCCACTACTGTGTCAGTAGCCGTAGAAGAGTGAAACATTATGTACGTAATTGTGCTCTAACCCAGCAGGGTCCAACTGTGTGCTTCTAACAGTCATTTGTATGCGAGCGAGCAGGTTCACTTAGTGTACGGCAGAAAGTAAAACTAGACCACTTCTCTAGTGTATAGTATGAAGGAGTTCCGCAGATAAAACTCTGTCATATTTTaacttcttttttcccctcttatcAAAGTCAGTGGCCTTTACACCATTTTCAGTGGAAACACCTTCTCTGTCATATCTGTACTTAGAAAAAACACCTCTGCTTGATTTAGATAATTTACATGTTTCCTAATACTGCTGATTATCTCTCAAGCTCTGCCCGCCCACCAAACAGTGAGGGTGCCAGAGGGAGGCTGCCAGCGGTGACAGCATGGTATGAAGGGCGGGGTACCCCCGGTTTGTTTGTACTGGGAACTGCTGCCCATTCTAGAGACTACCGCTCATCCGCCGGGGGGTTCATTCACGGCTTTCGTTACACAGGTGAAGCTCCAGGATCAACTAACAGATTCACATTTACATTTTCACATTTAGCAGATgcatttatccaaagcgacagaCAAGAGAGTCCATTATTTACAGTCAGTTATTGTTAGAAAAGGGGGTAACAGTTATTGTACCAATGTGGCATTTTGTTGTAtttagagcaacaaaaaaaaaattgacagaCTGACATTGCCATGTTTAATTTcataattcattcattatccaaaccgcttattcttatactcagggttgtggggatgctggagcctatcccagcagtcattgggcggcaggcggggagacatgtcATAAATGTTATCTTAATGAGTGTTATCTTAATTTTCCAAAACCAACCTGCCTTTTCTGTGACAGTGCGAGCTGTACACCGCATACTTGAGAATCGGTACCACAGCAATGTGTGGCCATCAACAAAACTGCTGACCACTCAGCTGCAATCCTGGATTCTGAAACGGATCAATGAGGCCTCAGGGCCATACCAAATGTTTGGGGTGCTTGGAGATGTCATACTTCTTCAAGGGTAAGTGGATGCTAAACCTGTTTTTTACTTTGcatttttttaatctatttcCATGAGCATCTTTCAAGATTTCCATtcattttcttcttattttttttttgcctgctgCTATTTTtttaagtgcccccccccccccatgtgaaaGGAATTTTAATCTATGTATGAGTGGGATTAGCACCACATACAATAGTAGTATCGGGGAGTTTGGTCCTCATTTGTATTACTGGCTAATTATATCCTCAAGGAGAAATCCATAAAAATATTTTATTCCATCAAATCATTGAGGAAACATAACTTTTGCATAAGTACATCATGCACTACCTCCAAGTACAACTTTTCAATACAGGAAAAATAACTTGCATAAGGGTTGTCTTCTAGGTAAGTTGTCCAGTAAGTATTATTCCTGTGGTGACATATGCCTTGTTAAATGATAACAAAGTCATTCTGCATGAAACTTATGTCAATTAAAGCAAATTTACAGCATCTGACCATACAGACACATATCCTCATAAAGTTAATCAGATCAGTCACATTTTTGTTCCTTTATCCATTTGCCTCCAAGCTCCCATAGTGTCTACTTGGAGGAGTTCCCCCTCCAGGCCCTGCCTCAGTTCACCTCACTCTCAGGCCATGGGATCCCAAAGCATGGACTGCTGGTTCTGGTAATGCAGTATGGGCTTAATCGCACAGATTCTCTTGGGCCTGGCAGGGCAGAATCTGAATGGACCCAAGCCTGGAAGTCCAACTTCCTGCATCCTGTTCTGTACTTCTATAAAAAACTTCCCACTGGTGAGTATGGATGCAATATTTCCTTTAAAATTTCATTGTATTTATTTAAGAAGGCATCACTTCAGTACTGCCAATATAGTAGTTATGCTTACATGAAGAAATTAAAGTTAAATGTAACTTTCTGGAAACCACTGCATTTCTTTGTCAGAATCACAAATAACAATTAGGTGTAGTTTTACTATACGAAATCTgcctttttctgtctttttcccCAGAGAGGGACATGAGGCAGCGGCCCTCTGGTTGGCCAGTGCCACGGCCTACGGCAGTGCATCACATAATAGAAGACTTCCTCACCGAGTGGGATGCTCCGATATCCCACACCCAGCCACTGCGGCGCTTCCTAGAACACTGTCTTCAGACTGATCTTAGGGCCTTCTATGCAGGTGGTGCAACAGTATATTTATATGTTTTACTAggagtagtagtaatactagtaTTTTGAAAGATTTGCCCATCAACAGATGTTTAATTTTCCACATCTCTGTATTGCTAAAATCCCATAAATCAGACATTAAATGCCTTGGTTTTTTAAACAGCTGCACTACGTCATTCCCACACTTAAATTCTACTTTTCTGTAACTCAACTCTATATCTCTGTCTTTCAGAATCATGTTTCCGCTTGTCCCTCACCCATCGTAAGCCTCCTCTGTTTTGTCGGCATGGATATTTGAAGAGGCAGGGTGTCATCGGCAGCAGCCAGCTGCGTCAGCATGCCCGTGATGCCGGGATCATGTCTACTGAGCAGGACTCCGACTCGTCGCAGGTTGACCCTGCATTCCCTGACTACCTGTCCCAAGCTCAAGCCTCCGTGTCTTCAGGGTTGAAACTCGATTTCTGATTCTTTCTTTCAAGGGTTGCTTAAATTGGCCTGATGCTTTATTTAAATTCTCAGACTACCTCGTTCTGTGTATGGTACCAAAAAAATGCCTAAATGAGAAACCACCCTGGAGCAACGGTGGGCAAACTTGTTCCTTGAAAACTCCCACGTTATTCTTCACAAAAAGAGTTTATTTCATCACAGTGTGCCATTTTTTTACAAGATGAAAATATAGATGTTTTTATGAATGTACACTATACAGGTGGAGGGTGCGTTATCTGTGTGGAAAAACGACATGTACTATTTATTTTTACACAAATTATGGGGGTTCCGACCTTTTTTATGTTCATGGTAcattaaagaaagagaagacgctACTATGGTGTAGTCTTTTGCTTTAAAATGATTAATATCCCGTTTGGAatctgaattattgatatttacgATATGTGTGCGCGGAGCAACCACTGGCCCAGCAAAGCGGCGATCTGATTGGTTGCCTGGCTGCGTGGATTCCTGTTGGCCAAGAGCGAATGAACAACGTGGAATCTGATTGGTCGCCGCTGTGTGGACGCTCTTTACTGTACAATGGGTGTGCCTTTTACTACGTTTATCGacgaaatgtaaaaatgtgaaatagGGGACATTTTGGTTCTTTAGC
The nucleotide sequence above comes from Lampris incognitus isolate fLamInc1 chromosome 10, fLamInc1.hap2, whole genome shotgun sequence. Encoded proteins:
- the foxred2 gene encoding FAD-dependent oxidoreductase domain-containing protein 2, producing the protein MDSSLPHLFLSVLISLVHCCVRNDRHNGTHQYDYCVLGAGPAGLQMGHFLSRAQRDYVVFERNSGPGSFFNIYPRHRKLISINKIYTGRRNREFNLRHDWNSLLSDKADLLFQRVSSELYPVADAYPHYLSLFVKELGLKVQYGVDIGKVRASQSSSGRNYILTDQHGLDYTCRVLLVSTGLWDPQKVQFVGSDLIEGYESISVDPEDYKDQAILILGKGNSAFETAQSILGRASRIHLYSPSPVRLAWQTHYVGDLRAVNNELLDTYQLKSLDGLVEGGLEDIAIVQQKEDERKKLGRKKGRPSRKEKRNQLYLTLAELLDSQEEKNSSRVTAANLPVYHNDNFSLRQPYDRVIRCLGFRFNFSIFDGSARPPNSEGARGRLPAVTAWYEGRGTPGLFVLGTAAHSRDYRSSAGGFIHGFRYTVRAVHRILENRYHSNVWPSTKLLTTQLQSWILKRINEASGPYQMFGVLGDVILLQGSHSVYLEEFPLQALPQFTSLSGHGIPKHGLLVLVMQYGLNRTDSLGPGRAESEWTQAWKSNFLHPVLYFYKKLPTERDMRQRPSGWPVPRPTAVHHIIEDFLTEWDAPISHTQPLRRFLEHCLQTDLRAFYAESCFRLSLTHRKPPLFCRHGYLKRQGVIGSSQLRQHARDAGIMSTEQDSDSSQVDPAFPDYLSQAQASVSSGLKLDF